In Fusarium oxysporum f. sp. lycopersici 4287 chromosome 6, whole genome shotgun sequence, a single window of DNA contains:
- a CDS encoding hypothetical protein (At least one base has a quality score < 10) translates to MVFSLTESNGLGNITIKDADSQNITSGNVQADGRVKVQFHQHAQSVVSWFKGCQSRAVPTEPFKKRSCNTVSLNSQQLVTTPRLNIAIHIIGSRGDVQPFIPVAQALSRPPYSHRVRICTHPVFKHFIESQGIEFFSIGGDPEALMAYMVKNPGLLPSRKSVKAGEIKKRREEMWEILIGAWRSCIEAGDGMGDRVMAANVRETKDLFIADAIIANPPSMAHIHCAEKLGIPLHMVFTMPWSPTERFSHPLASMTYRGSTDGAVANYLSYIVMELLTWQGLGDLINRFRTRILCLDSISPLWGYQLLTRLRVPYSYLWSQSLIPKPSDWGSHINITGFSFLSLANHYMPTPDLVGFLEKGPPPIYIGFGSIVIEDPPALTQLIFDAVKLAGVRAIISRGWGGIGRGDIPETICLIGDCPHDWLFQRVSAVVHHGGAGTTAAGIAAGRPTVIVPFFGDQPFWGQMIAQAGAGPTPIPFKELTAEILASSIIFSLKTEVQEAVQKMAERIGAEDGACGTAVDFQERLDIDHLRCDICPDRLAVWRHKTTGTHLSGFAAACLVDKGLLDPRDFKLLKHKHWYVDEGAEHPIVGAVAAASNFVITLGTAASDFSQRLKNRPRWSSRDNKAILPQMSWYNTNRDIHQPTLTVNHNEDHDVSSTAREAHQGPPPNTNGNGMTIAELTNPTHNGILKDSIRLAPTELENFAHKMATKSLLTGEIPTPETKRVPTLHERRKATWKAQEQGPRGHMFYIMHITGRFAADVAKAGLKVPVALVYNVANGFHNYPSYTSNAVEVRQRNEITGLGSGACTAGREFVLGLWDAFSGVVIKPYQGAKAEAGKGFGKGMWNGTLGFVYNLGAGKYSIHIPLLRKQISFLYKDQRLISLAIFGLLGYTLKGIEKEFSKHHLTSLKAEILLIRLRQGIDDFSQATPEGKEMVVERWRCLQSQ, encoded by the exons ACTAGTCACTACTCCGCGTCTCAACATCGCTATCCATATCATTGGGTCTCGTGGCGATGTGCAGCCCTTCATCCCCGTCGCTCAGGCCCTCTCACGACCTCCTTACAGCCATCGCGTGCGTATTTGCACTCATCCCGTCTTTAAGCATTTTATCGAGTCGCAGGGCATCGAATTTTTCAGTATTGGCGGTGACCCTGAGGCTTTAATGGCTTACATGGTTAAGAACCCGGGTTTGCTGCCCTCTCGCAAAAGCGTCAAAGCAGGTGAAATTAAGAAAAGGCGTGAGGAGATGTGGGAGATTCTGATTGGTGCTTGGAGGAGCTGCAttgaagctggtgatggaATGGGAGATCGTGTAATGGCTGCAAACGTTCGAGAGACCAAGGATCTTTTTATCGCCGATGCTATTATTGCTAATCCGCCATCGATGGCCCATATCCACTGCGCCGAGAAGTTGGGTATCCCGTTGCATATGGTGTTTACTATGCCTTGGTCACCGACTGAGAGGTTTTCTCATCCATTGGCCTCCATGACATACCGTGGTAGTACTGATGGCGCTGTCGCCAATTACCTTTCCTATATAGTCATGGAGCTGCTTACATGGCAAGG ACTCGGTGATCTAATAAACAGGTTTCGTACCCGAATCTTATGCCTCGATTCTATCAGTCCACTATGGGGATACCAGCTTCTCACCAGGCTTCGCGTACCGTATAGTTACCTCTGGTCTCAGTCTTTAATTCCGAAGCCATCTGATTGGGGGTCTCATATTAACATCACCGGCTTCTCATTTTTATCCTTAGCTAATCATTATATGCCTACACCGGACCTGGTTGGCTTCTTGGAGAAAGGGCCGCCTCCTATCTATATCGGATTTGGGTCAATCGTCATTGAAGACCCACCAGCCCTTACGCAATTAATCTTCGATGCCGTCAAACTGGCTGGTGTCCGGGCCATCATTTCTAGAGGCTGGGGCGGCATTGGGAGAGGAGATATCCCCGAAACCATTTGTCTTATTGGCGATTGTCCCCATGATTGGCTCTTCCAACGCGTCTCTGCCGTTGTCCATCACGGGGGAGCCGGGACAACAGCCGCGGGCATTGCAGCTGGACGTCCAACTGTCATCGTTCCCTTCTTCGGTGACCAGCCCTTTTGGGGCCAGATGATTGCACAAGCAGGGGCTGGCCCAACACCCATACCCTTCAAAGAATTGACGGCTGAGATCTTGGCAAGCAGCATCATCTTTTCTCTCAAGACCGAGGTCCAAGAGGCAGTACAAAAGATGGCGGAGCGCATAGGTGCTGAAGATGGGGCTTGTGGTACAGCCGTAGATTTCCAGGAGAGGCTCGATATAGACCACCTTCGATGCGATATCTGTCCCGATAGGCTTGCCGTCTGGAGACACAAAACAACGGGAACCCACCTGAGTGGATTTGCGGCAGCTTGCCTCGTTGATAAGGGTTTGTTGGACCCTCGAGACTTCAAGCTCCTTAAGCATAAGCATTGGTATGTTGATGAAGGTGCAGAGCATCCTATTGTTGGTGCTGTGGCTGCGGCTTCGAATTTTGTTATCACCTTGGGTACAGCAGCCAGCGACTTCTCCCAACGATTAAAAAACAGGCCTAGGTGGTCAAGTCGCGACAATAAGGCAATACTCCCACAAATGTCCTGGTATAATACCAACAGAGACATACATCAACCGACGCTAACCGTAAATCACAATGAGGACCACGATGTTTCATCTACAGCTAGGGAAGCACACCAAGGGCCTCCACCAAACACAAATGGCAACGGAATGACCATCGCTGAGCTAACAAATCCCACTCATAACGGCATCCTCAAAGACAGCATCCGGCTCGCACCGACCGAGTTAGAAAACTTCGCCCACAAAATGGCCACCAAATCCCTACTTACTGGCGAAATCCCTACTCCGGAGACCAAACGGGTGCCGACTCTGCACGAACGGCGAAAGGCCACTTGGAAAgcccaagaacaaggcccTCGCGGCCACATGTTCTATATTATGCACATTACGGGACGGTTCGCGGCTGACGTGGCCAAGGCAGGCCTTAAGGTTCCCGTGGCTCTGGTTTACAACGTAGCTAATGGGTTTCACAATTATCCTTCGTATACTAGCAATGCTGTTGAGGTAAGGCAACGGAATGAGATTACCGGTTTGGGCAGCGGTGCGTGTACGGCGGGAAGGGAGTTCGTTTTGGGTTTGTGGGACGCCTTTAGTGGAGTCGTAATCAAGCCTTATCAGGGGGCTAAAGCTGAAGCCGGAAAAGGATTTGGTAAGGGTATGTGGAATGGGACGTTGGGGTTTGTATACAACTTGGGTGCTGGTAAGTATTCTATTCATATACCCCTACTTCGGAAACAAATATCCTTCCTATACAAGGACCAGAGGTTGATATCACTAGCAATATTCGGCCTGTTAGGTTATACCCTCAAAGGCATCGAAAAAGAGTTTTCCAAGCATCATCTTACTAGCTTAAAGGCTGAAATTTTGTTGATTAGGCTGAGACAAGGGATTGACGACTTTAGTCAGGCAACTCCCGAGGGGAAAGAGATGGTCGTGGAGCGTTGGAGGTGTTTGCAGTCGCAATAA